From one Paenibacillus sp. FSL K6-1330 genomic stretch:
- a CDS encoding S8 family serine peptidase produces MSKKLWSALLSFILMLSLIAPAAGAAPAERQIELGNQLSADEARQLKDILKQRAKLAEFPKLDQSLQKSAGGPARVIVELSTEPVALAKGLSSIQGQSFSSSAEAKVEAQVQLEQQTFIRSLDTKNISHEISNQYSYAFNGVSMEIDGSKVEALLDIPGVLGVYPDLEVTVGPKGEVNPYMKDTGPFIGAPEVWDLGYTGKGIKVGVIDTGIDYVHPVLKDAYKGGYDFVDNDNDPYETTPVDWENDPSNPPEVDDRGSTYWTDHGTHVAGTIGARDVGEYGVVGIAPGADIYAYRVLGPYGSGYSSWVLGGIDRSVQDGMDVINLSLGNSRNDPDYVTSVALNNAALAGVTPVVASGNTGPNRWTVGSPGAAAFPITVGNSTGPSDEIAATSHFFTDGEMPEGPTKTNEGTLEPGAEPTQPVTPEVKKDLGAQADEAAGPTSTEDVAPIDKSAQAALTDDTAAMDGTAASVDTEQDSNPVQSGDGAEEEPVTDEVPPADDVTPITVVDATYKLELMAWNLAEDPEVVLDGDFGLFYADLGKPEDFADKDVAGKIALIKRGELAFVDKIANAKAAGATGVIVFNQNPGPIGVLLGDSFSFIPTFSMSKEDGDYIKSLLDANPDLKVKFSDFIKNRTAGDEINDSSSRGPAKKTLDIKPDVVAPGTSILSSVPAYGRDIPEADYSQSYDRLTGTSMASPHVAGLAALILEKHNDWTPFDVKVALMNNAKVLNTESYDVTDQGAGRVQALNTIQAEALVKVLDKTSYQENGSANQKDNITGSINFGNFTGKAAKTVQKKIKVESIGNSGGTFNVGINNTQVTPGVSVETDKSTFTLNGQEELTVTLQVPEGIEGVSEQQGYITFTNGTRTYSVPYVAYFNLEITGVKYTKAYSDTENYLPHVPLTETGELGKLNLAFEFYNPMQIVIMDLYDSLNPEAGVDGDGILGQIFGGEAFFNANTSFTIGWNGKYADYATGKEVEVQDGLYSVELLSLGTDGIVYSDYATIPFFMKRTAPEIKTELDVKISGKNNPALTGTIDDLYVTAVPALWDEWAIDFDVSDWLNATYVIKRANKTIAKEGRFDVEQDGAFNIALDGLSSGNYTVELSVKDHQGLQGKASVSLQLTGAPGPGNPDPGNPGGGSGGGGGGGSSSGGGSTGTPSTPAPEVSGDAKVTTKKNADGTESATAALSETAVAAGITGDGKEVKLDVSKLDFSKYSDVALTLGKAAVDKLKASGKPLVIAGNGFSLTVPADALDDFKTSSGFSLAVSVAASKGGTAAGRLNAVSPIVSVKHGDKFKHPLLLTLNYDPTKVKDSRKVGAYLQSEKGDLQSAGLLQSAARGSITFRINGPGSYAAAENNVTFNDIVSHWAKDEIEVAASQHITNGTGAGRFSPNNAVTRAEFATLLDRIFETGIDWETRSKEAGAKHPLTREDMVVMIAEALKMDSETASLSFSDTNLISEDARAAVAFAVNEGLVKGVSGNRFAPGETSTRAQVSVIVYRLLDYLNKI; encoded by the coding sequence TTGAGTAAAAAGTTATGGTCCGCACTACTAAGTTTTATATTGATGCTATCATTGATTGCACCAGCGGCTGGGGCCGCTCCGGCAGAACGGCAGATCGAACTGGGCAATCAGCTCAGTGCCGATGAAGCAAGGCAGTTAAAGGATATTCTAAAACAGAGAGCAAAGCTAGCGGAGTTTCCCAAGCTTGATCAAAGTCTACAGAAGTCTGCTGGGGGTCCAGCAAGAGTCATCGTAGAGTTATCTACTGAGCCAGTGGCTTTGGCAAAGGGCCTATCCTCCATTCAGGGCCAATCTTTTAGTTCTTCGGCAGAGGCGAAGGTCGAAGCCCAGGTACAATTGGAGCAGCAGACTTTTATTCGCAGTCTGGACACGAAGAATATATCACACGAAATTTCGAACCAATACAGTTACGCATTCAATGGGGTGTCCATGGAGATCGATGGCAGCAAGGTTGAAGCGCTGCTTGATATTCCAGGCGTTTTAGGCGTTTATCCCGATCTGGAGGTAACGGTTGGACCGAAGGGCGAAGTGAATCCATATATGAAAGATACGGGGCCATTCATCGGTGCTCCGGAAGTATGGGATCTCGGATATACAGGTAAAGGCATTAAAGTCGGCGTTATTGATACAGGTATTGATTATGTTCACCCTGTCCTGAAAGATGCTTATAAGGGCGGATATGACTTCGTTGACAATGATAATGATCCATATGAGACTACTCCAGTCGACTGGGAAAATGACCCTTCTAATCCCCCAGAGGTCGATGACAGGGGAAGTACGTATTGGACGGATCATGGAACGCACGTAGCGGGTACCATCGGAGCCCGCGATGTCGGCGAATATGGAGTCGTAGGCATTGCGCCGGGCGCGGATATCTATGCTTACCGCGTTCTTGGGCCCTACGGAAGCGGCTATTCCAGCTGGGTGCTTGGAGGTATTGACCGCTCCGTGCAGGATGGGATGGATGTAATCAACCTCTCGCTTGGTAATTCCCGCAATGACCCGGATTATGTAACATCCGTAGCACTTAACAATGCTGCGCTGGCTGGTGTCACGCCAGTCGTTGCAAGCGGAAATACAGGGCCAAACCGCTGGACGGTTGGATCACCGGGGGCGGCGGCTTTTCCGATAACAGTAGGAAACTCTACAGGTCCAAGTGACGAAATTGCGGCAACATCGCACTTTTTCACGGATGGGGAAATGCCAGAAGGCCCAACTAAAACCAATGAGGGCACGTTGGAACCTGGAGCGGAGCCAACACAACCCGTGACGCCTGAAGTGAAGAAGGATTTAGGAGCACAGGCAGACGAAGCGGCTGGGCCAACATCGACTGAAGATGTTGCACCAATCGATAAATCTGCCCAGGCTGCATTGACTGATGACACGGCCGCTATGGATGGAACTGCAGCTTCCGTCGATACGGAGCAGGATTCCAATCCAGTTCAATCGGGAGATGGTGCAGAAGAGGAGCCCGTCACTGATGAAGTGCCTCCGGCAGATGATGTCACTCCGATTACTGTGGTAGATGCTACGTATAAGCTTGAATTAATGGCTTGGAACCTGGCTGAGGACCCAGAAGTCGTCCTTGATGGAGATTTTGGACTTTTTTATGCGGATCTGGGTAAGCCAGAGGACTTCGCAGATAAAGACGTAGCAGGTAAAATCGCTTTGATTAAACGCGGCGAACTCGCCTTTGTCGATAAGATTGCCAATGCGAAAGCAGCAGGCGCGACGGGTGTCATCGTATTCAACCAGAACCCTGGCCCAATCGGCGTCTTGCTTGGGGACAGCTTCTCCTTCATTCCAACCTTTAGTATGAGTAAAGAAGACGGCGATTATATCAAATCGCTGCTCGATGCCAACCCGGATCTGAAAGTGAAGTTTTCGGATTTTATTAAAAACCGAACCGCAGGCGATGAGATTAATGATTCCAGCTCCAGAGGACCGGCTAAAAAGACGCTGGACATCAAGCCTGACGTGGTTGCACCGGGAACAAGCATTTTGTCATCCGTTCCGGCATACGGAAGGGACATTCCAGAAGCAGATTACAGTCAATCCTATGATCGTTTAACAGGTACTAGTATGGCATCCCCGCATGTGGCAGGGCTTGCAGCTCTCATTTTGGAGAAACACAACGATTGGACTCCATTCGATGTCAAAGTCGCACTGATGAACAACGCCAAAGTACTAAATACCGAGTCTTACGACGTAACGGATCAAGGGGCCGGGCGCGTACAAGCACTCAATACGATCCAGGCAGAGGCTCTGGTGAAGGTTCTGGACAAGACTTCGTATCAGGAGAACGGATCAGCCAATCAAAAGGATAACATTACCGGAAGCATTAATTTTGGTAACTTTACCGGCAAAGCTGCAAAGACCGTTCAGAAAAAAATAAAGGTAGAGAGTATTGGGAATTCGGGCGGAACATTCAACGTGGGAATCAATAACACGCAGGTTACGCCTGGAGTAAGTGTTGAAACGGATAAAAGCACCTTCACCCTCAACGGTCAAGAAGAACTTACGGTAACTCTTCAAGTGCCGGAAGGGATAGAGGGCGTATCGGAACAGCAAGGCTATATCACCTTTACGAATGGAACCCGGACTTATTCGGTTCCGTATGTTGCGTACTTTAATCTTGAGATCACCGGCGTGAAGTATACGAAAGCCTACAGTGATACCGAGAACTACTTACCGCATGTTCCGTTAACCGAGACGGGTGAATTGGGCAAGCTCAACCTGGCTTTCGAATTTTACAATCCGATGCAGATCGTTATCATGGACTTGTATGATAGCCTTAATCCAGAAGCGGGTGTTGACGGCGACGGAATTCTCGGCCAAATATTTGGTGGAGAAGCCTTTTTTAATGCGAACACCTCATTTACGATCGGCTGGAACGGGAAGTATGCCGATTATGCGACTGGGAAAGAGGTAGAGGTTCAGGATGGTCTATACTCGGTTGAGCTTCTATCCCTCGGTACGGATGGAATCGTGTATTCCGATTATGCGACAATTCCATTCTTCATGAAGAGAACGGCGCCTGAGATTAAAACCGAGCTCGATGTCAAAATTTCCGGCAAGAACAATCCTGCATTAACCGGCACGATCGATGACCTCTATGTAACGGCTGTTCCGGCGTTGTGGGATGAATGGGCCATTGATTTTGACGTCAGCGACTGGTTGAATGCCACTTATGTGATTAAGAGAGCCAATAAAACAATAGCGAAAGAAGGCAGATTTGATGTCGAGCAGGATGGTGCCTTTAACATTGCATTAGATGGATTGTCTTCTGGCAACTACACTGTCGAGCTTTCCGTCAAAGACCATCAAGGACTTCAGGGAAAAGCCTCCGTATCTTTGCAGCTGACGGGAGCGCCTGGACCAGGCAACCCGGATCCAGGTAACCCAGGCGGCGGATCCGGCGGCGGAGGTGGAGGAGGCTCGTCATCCGGTGGCGGTTCCACAGGAACTCCGTCCACTCCGGCACCCGAAGTATCAGGTGATGCCAAAGTAACCACGAAGAAAAATGCGGATGGTACTGAGTCTGCAACGGCCGCTCTGTCTGAAACTGCTGTTGCAGCAGGAATTACCGGAGACGGCAAAGAAGTGAAGCTGGATGTATCAAAGCTGGATTTCAGCAAATATAGCGATGTAGCCCTTACCCTCGGTAAGGCTGCCGTGGATAAACTGAAAGCATCCGGCAAACCGCTTGTTATTGCAGGTAACGGCTTTTCCCTGACAGTTCCTGCTGATGCTTTGGATGATTTTAAAACGAGCAGCGGATTCAGCTTAGCGGTTTCTGTAGCTGCAAGCAAAGGGGGAACCGCGGCGGGCCGATTGAACGCTGTATCCCCGATCGTTTCGGTCAAACACGGGGACAAGTTTAAACATCCGCTTTTGCTGACATTGAACTATGACCCAACAAAAGTGAAGGATTCGCGTAAAGTAGGTGCCTACCTGCAGTCGGAAAAAGGAGACCTGCAATCCGCAGGATTGCTGCAATCGGCTGCGCGCGGATCGATCACGTTCCGTATCAACGGACCGGGTTCTTATGCAGCCGCCGAGAATAACGTGACCTTTAACGATATCGTCAGCCACTGGGCTAAGGATGAGATTGAGGTTGCTGCCTCGCAGCATATCACGAACGGTACCGGTGCAGGACGGTTCTCGCCGAACAATGCGGTAACCCGTGCTGAATTTGCGACGCTGCTTGATCGTATTTTCGAGACAGGCATCGATTGGGAAACACGCAGCAAAGAAGCGGGGGCGAAGCATCCGCTGACCCGCGAGGACATGGTAGTCATGATTGCGGAAGCGTTGAAGATGGATTCCGAAACGGCATCCTTGTCATTTAGCGATACGAATCTGATTTCGGAGGATGCACGTGCGGCCGTGGCCTTTGCCGTAAACGAAGGTTTGGTGAAGGGAGTGAGCGGCAACCGCTTCGCACCGGGCGAGACTTCCACTCGGGCTCAGGTATCCGTGATTGTGTACCGTTTACTGGATTATCTGAATAAAATCTAA
- the ligA gene encoding NAD-dependent DNA ligase LigA, with product MDFKEKMEKLIAELNNYNYHYYTLDQPLVSDKEYDALYDQLVALEAETGVTLPDSPTQRVGGEILKGFAPHRHLAPLWSLDKAQNIEQLRTWHDRVVRLVTDYNTKNPGNPLPTPCYALELKFDGLTLNLTYQDGKLVQASTRGNGAVGEGILAQVKTIKSVPMTIPYTEGTIEVQGEGIMNLSVLDKYNQTAAEPLKNARNAAAGALRNLNPKVTAERKLNAYFYNVGYSDGITFADHKEMMDFLRENRLKVNPYIFYFEQFDDVMEQLADIEKRRSELDYLIDGAVVKVTDFRIREALGYTDKFPRWAVAYKFEAEETTTVLQSVSWNVGRTGKITPLARVEPVELAGVTVQNCTLNNIGDIERKNLKFALGSRVFIRRSNDVIPEILGKVTEEQDGEEILFPDQCPSCGFPLEQRGAHLFCNNKTGCKPQIVARITHFASRDAMDIETFSDKTAIQLYDELGVREPADLYTLSFDSLLKLERFGEKKAQNLLDAIEKSKERDLASFLFALGIPNTGKSTTKMLADHYRDLHRVMVATAEELVELPDVGGIVAESIAGYFADPFAQASIQKMLSLGVQAKAPEAPKPVSTDSYFSGKTVVLTGTLHLLTREEATERLEALGAKVTGSVSKKTDLLIAGEKAGSKLTKAQQLGIDILEDEEEFVRLLNES from the coding sequence ATGGATTTCAAGGAAAAGATGGAGAAGCTCATTGCGGAGCTGAACAATTACAATTACCATTACTACACGCTGGATCAGCCGCTTGTAAGTGACAAGGAGTATGACGCCCTGTACGACCAGCTGGTAGCGTTGGAGGCGGAGACCGGAGTGACGCTTCCGGATTCTCCGACCCAGCGGGTGGGTGGGGAGATTCTGAAAGGTTTTGCCCCGCATCGCCATTTGGCTCCGTTATGGAGCCTTGATAAGGCTCAGAACATCGAGCAGCTCCGTACCTGGCATGATCGCGTCGTCAGGCTGGTCACTGACTACAATACGAAGAATCCCGGCAATCCTCTGCCTACTCCTTGTTATGCACTGGAGCTGAAGTTTGACGGGTTGACGCTGAATCTGACTTATCAGGATGGTAAGCTGGTTCAAGCGTCGACACGGGGCAACGGTGCGGTTGGCGAGGGCATTTTGGCTCAGGTGAAAACCATCAAATCGGTACCGATGACGATCCCGTACACGGAAGGCACGATTGAAGTGCAGGGCGAAGGCATCATGAACCTGTCCGTGTTGGACAAATACAATCAAACCGCGGCCGAGCCGCTCAAGAACGCGCGTAATGCCGCCGCAGGGGCGCTCCGCAACCTCAATCCGAAGGTGACGGCCGAGCGTAAGCTGAACGCCTACTTCTATAATGTAGGTTATTCGGATGGAATCACCTTTGCCGATCACAAGGAAATGATGGATTTCCTCCGTGAGAACCGGCTTAAGGTCAATCCGTACATTTTCTATTTTGAGCAGTTTGATGATGTAATGGAGCAATTGGCCGATATCGAGAAACGCCGTTCCGAGCTCGATTATCTCATTGATGGGGCGGTTGTGAAGGTGACCGACTTCCGTATTCGCGAAGCTCTTGGTTATACCGACAAGTTCCCGCGCTGGGCAGTCGCTTACAAATTCGAAGCGGAAGAAACCACGACCGTGCTGCAGTCGGTTAGCTGGAATGTGGGGCGGACCGGAAAAATCACACCATTAGCGCGTGTAGAGCCCGTTGAGCTTGCCGGAGTCACCGTGCAAAATTGTACGCTGAACAATATCGGGGATATTGAGCGCAAGAACCTCAAGTTCGCCCTGGGCTCGCGGGTCTTTATTCGCCGTTCGAATGACGTCATTCCCGAGATCCTTGGCAAAGTAACGGAGGAGCAGGATGGGGAAGAGATATTGTTCCCGGATCAATGCCCATCCTGCGGTTTCCCGTTGGAGCAGCGCGGCGCTCATCTCTTCTGCAACAACAAGACCGGGTGCAAGCCGCAAATCGTGGCCCGCATCACGCATTTTGCTTCCAGGGATGCCATGGACATTGAAACGTTTAGCGACAAGACTGCGATCCAGTTATACGACGAACTGGGTGTGAGAGAACCGGCAGATCTTTATACGTTATCTTTTGATAGTTTGCTGAAGCTCGAGCGCTTCGGTGAGAAAAAAGCCCAGAATCTGCTGGATGCCATCGAGAAAAGCAAGGAGCGGGATCTTGCATCTTTCCTCTTTGCACTGGGTATTCCGAATACCGGCAAATCTACAACCAAAATGCTGGCCGATCACTACCGTGATCTGCACCGCGTGATGGTGGCAACCGCAGAAGAATTGGTCGAGCTGCCGGACGTAGGCGGCATCGTGGCCGAAAGTATCGCTGGATACTTCGCGGATCCGTTTGCGCAAGCGAGCATTCAGAAGATGCTTTCGCTGGGTGTCCAGGCGAAAGCGCCGGAAGCACCGAAGCCAGTTAGCACCGATTCCTATTTCAGCGGCAAGACGGTCGTGCTGACAGGGACCCTCCATCTGCTGACCCGTGAAGAGGCAACGGAACGCTTGGAAGCGCTCGGTGCCAAAGTCACCGGCAGCGTGTCCAAGAAAACCGACCTCCTCATTGCAGGCGAAAAAGCCGGCAGCAAGCTGACCAAAGCCCAGCAGCTCGGCATCGACATCCTGGAGGATGAAGAAGAGTTTGTGCGGTTGCTGAACGAATCATAG
- the pcrA gene encoding DNA helicase PcrA — MHSIDIHDAVSRLNPQQRQAVEATDGPLLIMAGAGSGKTRVLTHRIGYLIATRKAAPWSILAITFTNKAAREMQERVSKLVGREGQDIWVSTFHSMCVRILRRDIERIGFTSNFSILDSTDQLSVIRNVMKHHNIDTKKFEPKAIQGAMSAAKNELISPQQYEQKAGDYFESLVAKVYTEYQKRLKSNNSLDFDDLIMTTIQLFKEVPEVLDFYQRKFQYIHVDEYQDTNRAQYMLCRMLADSHHRICVVGDSDQSIYRWRGADITNILNFEQDYPEARTILLEQNYRSTANILNAANNVIGLNTGRKPKNLWTEQGEGPKIKVFRGDTEHDEGYFVTSEISKSINAGKSYQDHAILYRTNAQSRVIEEILIKSDIPYQIVGGIKFYDRKEIKDMLAYLRLISNPDDDISLTRIINVPKRSIGDTTVGKLAAAAAERGISIFRVLEIVDDLGFAGRTRNALVGFYDMIAALSRMVEFLSVTELTEKILEMSEYRLELQNENTIESRSRLENIDEFLSVTQEFEKNNEDKSLISFLTDLALIADIDSMNDDEEDRDDAVVLMTMHSAKGLEFPVVFIIGMEEGVFPHSRAFMDNEELEEERRLAYVGITRAEKQLFLSCARMRTLFGRTTANPPSRFLEEIPEELKEDTQMANDRYRRGGGSNVGGSYAGRGFGGGGGSNFGGGRNVDLSLSGSTASAQAAPKSRVTMTTGAPSRSAASSDNGDFKAGDKVAHGKWGTGTIVAVKGSGNDMELQIAFPAPVGVKRLLAGFAPITKVE, encoded by the coding sequence ATGCATTCCATTGATATACACGACGCCGTCAGCCGTCTGAATCCACAGCAGCGTCAAGCCGTTGAAGCAACCGACGGACCGCTGCTCATTATGGCGGGTGCCGGCTCCGGCAAGACGCGGGTGCTGACGCACCGGATCGGTTACTTGATCGCCACTCGCAAAGCCGCACCATGGAGCATCCTTGCGATTACATTTACGAATAAAGCAGCCCGCGAGATGCAGGAGCGGGTATCCAAGCTGGTTGGCCGCGAAGGTCAGGACATCTGGGTATCGACGTTCCACTCGATGTGCGTGCGGATTTTGCGTAGAGACATTGAACGGATTGGTTTCACCTCGAATTTCAGTATTTTGGACTCGACGGATCAGCTGTCGGTTATTCGGAACGTAATGAAGCATCACAATATCGATACGAAGAAATTTGAGCCGAAGGCGATTCAAGGGGCCATGAGCGCCGCTAAGAATGAGCTGATATCCCCGCAGCAGTATGAACAGAAAGCCGGAGACTATTTTGAATCCCTTGTAGCCAAGGTATATACCGAATACCAGAAGCGCTTGAAAAGCAACAATTCGCTTGATTTTGACGATCTGATCATGACCACGATTCAGCTGTTTAAGGAAGTGCCGGAGGTTCTCGATTTCTACCAGCGCAAATTCCAGTACATTCACGTGGATGAATATCAGGATACCAACCGGGCGCAGTACATGCTCTGCCGGATGCTGGCGGATAGCCATCACCGCATCTGCGTTGTCGGGGACAGCGATCAATCGATCTACCGCTGGCGTGGTGCGGATATTACGAACATCCTGAATTTTGAGCAGGATTACCCTGAGGCGCGTACGATTCTGCTCGAGCAGAATTACCGTTCTACAGCGAACATTTTGAACGCTGCCAACAATGTCATTGGCCTGAACACTGGCCGCAAGCCAAAGAATCTGTGGACCGAGCAAGGTGAAGGACCGAAGATCAAGGTGTTCCGCGGGGATACGGAGCATGATGAGGGGTATTTTGTTACCTCGGAAATTAGCAAGAGCATTAACGCCGGCAAGAGTTATCAGGACCACGCGATTCTGTATCGGACCAATGCGCAGTCCCGGGTTATCGAGGAAATTCTGATCAAGTCGGACATCCCGTACCAGATCGTCGGGGGCATCAAGTTCTATGATCGCAAAGAGATTAAGGACATGCTTGCTTACCTTCGCCTGATCTCCAACCCGGATGACGATATCAGTTTAACGCGGATCATTAATGTGCCAAAAAGAAGCATCGGCGACACAACTGTCGGGAAGCTGGCTGCTGCAGCCGCAGAGCGGGGCATCTCGATCTTCCGCGTGCTAGAAATCGTTGACGATCTTGGCTTTGCCGGACGGACGCGCAATGCGCTAGTGGGCTTCTACGACATGATTGCCGCGCTCAGCCGAATGGTCGAGTTTCTGTCGGTCACCGAGCTTACTGAAAAAATATTGGAAATGTCCGAATACCGCCTCGAGCTGCAAAACGAGAATACGATCGAATCCAGATCCCGCCTTGAGAACATCGACGAGTTCCTGTCGGTGACGCAAGAGTTCGAGAAGAACAACGAGGATAAGTCGCTCATCTCCTTCCTAACAGATCTTGCTTTGATTGCGGACATCGACTCGATGAATGATGACGAAGAAGACCGCGACGACGCTGTCGTGCTCATGACGATGCACAGCGCCAAAGGTTTGGAGTTCCCGGTGGTGTTTATCATCGGCATGGAGGAAGGGGTATTCCCGCACAGCCGTGCCTTTATGGATAACGAAGAGCTGGAAGAGGAGCGCCGACTTGCCTATGTCGGTATCACACGTGCGGAGAAGCAGCTGTTCCTATCGTGTGCGCGCATGCGTACGCTATTTGGCCGTACGACGGCGAACCCGCCATCGCGATTCTTGGAGGAAATCCCGGAAGAGCTGAAGGAAGACACCCAGATGGCGAATGACCGATACCGCCGCGGCGGCGGTAGCAATGTGGGCGGATCTTACGCTGGACGCGGCTTCGGCGGCGGTGGAGGAAGCAACTTCGGCGGTGGACGCAACGTGGACCTCTCCCTTAGCGGATCGACAGCTTCCGCCCAAGCCGCACCGAAGAGCCGGGTGACCATGACAACCGGTGCGCCATCCCGTTCGGCAGCTTCTTCGGACAACGGCGATTTTAAAGCTGGTGACAAAGTAGCCCATGGCAAATGGGGAACCGGTACGATTGTAGCGGTCAAAGGCAGCGGCAATGACATGGAATTGCAGATTGCATTCCCGGCGCCTGTGGGTGTGAAACGTCTACTTGCCGGCTTCGCGCCGATTACGAAGGTGGAATAA
- a CDS encoding heptaprenylglyceryl phosphate synthase translates to MKEMIQSWRHVFKLDPDKEIDDETLDAVCLSGTDAIMVGGSTGVTYENTVDLLSRVRRYELPCVQEVSDLEAVVPGFDLYMVPMVMNTQDPTWIMGRHHEGIERYGYMIPWDLVVTEGYIVLNENAAVAKLTGAETSIDASGAAAYAQIADKLMNLPIVYLEYSGAFGDMETVRTVRRSLDNARLFYGGGITNAQQASEAAAISDTIVVGNVVYDHLEQALETVKAVKG, encoded by the coding sequence TTGAAAGAGATGATACAATCCTGGAGGCATGTGTTTAAGCTGGACCCTGACAAGGAGATCGATGACGAGACCCTTGATGCGGTATGTTTGTCAGGAACCGATGCCATTATGGTCGGAGGCTCAACCGGAGTCACTTATGAAAATACAGTGGATCTGCTGTCCCGAGTTCGACGTTACGAGCTGCCGTGTGTGCAGGAAGTATCCGATCTGGAAGCCGTTGTACCCGGATTTGATCTATATATGGTTCCGATGGTCATGAATACGCAGGATCCAACGTGGATCATGGGCCGGCATCACGAAGGAATCGAACGCTACGGGTATATGATACCGTGGGATCTGGTTGTAACCGAGGGGTATATCGTGTTGAATGAGAACGCTGCGGTGGCGAAGCTGACCGGAGCAGAGACTTCGATTGATGCCAGCGGAGCCGCTGCTTATGCGCAGATTGCGGACAAGCTGATGAATCTTCCGATTGTGTATTTGGAATACAGCGGTGCCTTTGGGGATATGGAAACTGTCCGGACAGTGCGCAGATCGCTGGATAACGCTCGTTTGTTCTACGGTGGCGGAATAACGAACGCCCAGCAGGCGTCGGAGGCAGCAGCTATCTCGGATACGATCGTTGTTGGCAACGTTGTGTATGATCATCTGGAGCAGGCGCTCGAGACGGTCAAGGCCGTGAAGGGCTGA
- a CDS encoding phosphatidylinositol-specific phospholipase C/glycerophosphodiester phosphodiesterase family protein, which produces MKRIAAVLLLFSAIMILLQTHLEMDEEEPQGFAAYRLIAHAMGSIGEQPYTNAYEAMVVNYEKGTRVFEIDLMLTEDRKVVARHEWTESMTQQLGQKEKLPDDKQAARLSHEEFINTPILEQYQPMDIEGIMDMMERHPDIYIVTDTKEQEDQDIQYLFTEIVNAANERDPELLDRVVIQIYNEPMLDMVLDIYPFESIIYTLYATQDSPAEITAFVQENNIDAVTMPEYKVSPNFVAKLRQAGAVTYVHTINDTTTVNNYEKWGVYGVYSDLLTEPELEQNSLRYTIKK; this is translated from the coding sequence ATGAAACGGATCGCAGCTGTCCTTCTATTATTTTCCGCCATTATGATACTGCTTCAGACTCATCTTGAGATGGATGAGGAAGAACCGCAAGGATTCGCGGCCTATCGCCTGATTGCGCACGCCATGGGGAGTATAGGTGAACAGCCCTATACGAACGCTTATGAAGCCATGGTCGTTAACTACGAGAAAGGCACTCGGGTATTCGAGATTGATTTGATGCTGACGGAGGACCGTAAAGTCGTCGCCAGGCATGAGTGGACGGAGAGCATGACACAGCAGCTAGGCCAGAAGGAAAAACTCCCGGACGATAAGCAGGCAGCCCGTCTGAGCCATGAGGAATTCATTAATACACCGATTTTGGAGCAATACCAACCGATGGATATTGAGGGGATAATGGATATGATGGAGCGTCATCCCGATATCTACATCGTGACAGACACGAAGGAGCAGGAGGATCAGGATATTCAATACCTGTTCACGGAGATTGTAAACGCTGCTAATGAGCGGGACCCGGAACTTCTGGATCGGGTGGTCATCCAAATTTATAATGAGCCCATGCTCGATATGGTTCTGGACATCTATCCGTTTGAGTCAATTATCTATACGCTGTATGCCACGCAGGATTCACCTGCCGAGATCACGGCTTTCGTGCAGGAGAACAACATTGACGCCGTTACCATGCCGGAGTACAAGGTCAGCCCGAATTTTGTAGCCAAGCTGAGGCAAGCGGGTGCCGTGACCTATGTCCACACCATTAATGACACCACGACCGTGAACAATTATGAAAAATGGGGCGTGTACGGCGTTTATTCAGACCTGCTGACAGAGCCGGAATTGGAGCAGAACAGTTTGAGATATACGATTAAAAAGTGA